The following DNA comes from Nitrospirota bacterium.
GATGGAGCAGGAGCCCCAGGCGCAGGGTCCAAATGCCGATTGACTCTGATCGCGGAGGCGGGTACGATCCGATGCATCATAGCTAGGGGAGCCACTCGGCTGAGAGTCCGCCTGCCGGACGACCCTCAGAACCTGACCTGGATAATACCAGCGTAGGGAAGCGGAGAGAGCGTTGATGTCCGGCGACTCAGCCGCACCCCTGTCACGGTGCGGCTTTTTAGTTTGGACGCAGTAAATCGATGGGCAAGGGGCAAGGGGTTCAACTCCTAGCCTCGTGCCTATTTTGAGAAAGGATGTCATATTATGATGAGCGAGTCACAGACCGGAAACGGGACAACCAACGGCAACGGCCATCAGCCTGGCGAGGCGGTGCTGACGACGACGCCGTTCCCCGCGTCGCGCAAGATCTATGTCGAGGGCGCTATGCCCGGTGTGCGCGTGCCGATGCGGGAAATCAGCCTGACGCCCACCCGGCCGGCGAACGGCGGCGCGCCGGTGCCGAACCCGCCCGTGACCGTCTATGACACGTCGGGGCCCTACACGGACCCCACGGTCTCCGTTGACATTCGGAAAGGATTGCCCCCCACCCGCCTGCCGTGGATTCTTTCGAGAAACGACGTGGAGGAACTGCCGACCGTGACCTCCCTGTACGGTCGCCAGCGGGCCGCGGATCCCAAGTTGCGGGAGATTCGGTTCCAGCACACCAGAAAACCCCTTCGCGCGAAACCCGGCATGAACGTCACCCAGATGCATTATGCGCGGAAGGGCATCATTACCCCGGAGATGGAATTCATCGCCATCCGGGAGAACCAGTCCCGTGAATTGGCGCGCGAAGCGCTGGCGGCGGACAACGGGCGCGGCGGCGGGCCGCCGGACGACGCCGGCCGGCTCTGGGTTCAACACCCGGGACAGCCCTGGGGCGCCTCGATCCCCGACAAGATCACACCGGAGTTCGTGCGGGACGAAGTGGCCCGAGGCCGCGCCATCATTCCGGCCAACATCAACCACCCGGAGAGCGAGCCGATGATCGTCGGTCGCAACTTCCTCGTGAAGATCAACGCCAACATCGGCAACTCCGCCGTCGCCTCTTCGATCGAAGAGGAAGTGGAAAAGATGATCTGGGCGATCCGCTGGGGCGCCGACACGGTGATGGACCTTTCCACCGGCAAGAACATCCATGAAACCCGCGAATGGATCATCCGCAATTCGCCGGTCCCCATCGGCACCGTGCCGATCTATCAGGCGCTGGAGAAAGTCGGCGGCAAGGCCGAGGACCTGACGTGGGACATCTATCGCGACACGTTGATCGAACAGGCCGAGCAAGGCGTGGACTATTTTACGATCCATGCCGGCGTGCGGCTGCGCTACATTCCGTTGACGGCCAAGCGCATGACCGGCATCGTCTCGCGCGGCGGCTCGATCCACGCCAAGTGGTGCCTGGCTCATCATGAGGAAAATTTCGCCTATACGCACTTTGAGGAAATCTGCGAGATCATGAAGGCCTACGACGTCTCCTTCAGCCTGGGCGACGGCCTGCGGCCCGGCTCCATCGCGGACGCGAACGACGAGGCGCAGTTCGCCGAACTGGAGACGCTGGGCGAACTGACCAGGATCGCCTGGAAGCACGATGTGCAGGTCATGATCGAGGGCCCTGGCCATGTGCCCATGCACTTGATTCAGGTCAACATGGAGAAACAGTTGAAGGCCTGTCACGAGGCGCCGTTCTACACGTTGGGCCCGCTGACGACCGACATCGCGCCGGGCTACGACCACATCACCTCCGGCATCGGCGCGGCCATGATCGGATGGTACGGCTGCGCGATGCTCTGCTACGTCACGCCGAAGGAGCATCTGGGGCTCCCGAACAAGGAGGACGTGAAGGCCGGCGTCATTGCCTACAAGATCGCCGCG
Coding sequences within:
- the thiC gene encoding phosphomethylpyrimidine synthase ThiC is translated as MSESQTGNGTTNGNGHQPGEAVLTTTPFPASRKIYVEGAMPGVRVPMREISLTPTRPANGGAPVPNPPVTVYDTSGPYTDPTVSVDIRKGLPPTRLPWILSRNDVEELPTVTSLYGRQRAADPKLREIRFQHTRKPLRAKPGMNVTQMHYARKGIITPEMEFIAIRENQSRELAREALAADNGRGGGPPDDAGRLWVQHPGQPWGASIPDKITPEFVRDEVARGRAIIPANINHPESEPMIVGRNFLVKINANIGNSAVASSIEEEVEKMIWAIRWGADTVMDLSTGKNIHETREWIIRNSPVPIGTVPIYQALEKVGGKAEDLTWDIYRDTLIEQAEQGVDYFTIHAGVRLRYIPLTAKRMTGIVSRGGSIHAKWCLAHHEENFAYTHFEEICEIMKAYDVSFSLGDGLRPGSIADANDEAQFAELETLGELTRIAWKHDVQVMIEGPGHVPMHLIQVNMEKQLKACHEAPFYTLGPLTTDIAPGYDHITSGIGAAMIGWYGCAMLCYVTPKEHLGLPNKEDVKAGVIAYKIAAHAADLAKGHPGAQARDNALSKARFEFRWEDQFNLSLDHETARAYHDATLPDNAAKVAHFCSMCGPHFCSMKITQDVRDYAAQKLLDEQRALEVGMKEKAEEFRKSGAEIYL